A single region of the Verrucomicrobiota bacterium genome encodes:
- a CDS encoding nucleotidyltransferase family protein: MAGVEAILLAAGQSARFGGPKLLAQLDREPLLRRQVDELLSAPVERLLVVIGAFAREYRACLPINTRVEIIEHAGWAAGLGSSIAAGFRQLAPGTNGALIVLADQPALRAGLITEMIGRFDGEPDAVVACRYAGVLGPPTLFGRAWFPALGGLRGEEGARRILKEAGPQVRIIDWPEGAFDLDTPEDWERWASSG, encoded by the coding sequence GTGGCTGGCGTTGAAGCCATTTTACTGGCGGCCGGCCAATCGGCCCGATTCGGTGGGCCGAAACTGCTCGCGCAACTGGATCGGGAACCGCTGTTGCGCCGGCAGGTCGACGAGCTTCTTTCGGCTCCGGTCGAACGCCTGCTGGTCGTCATCGGTGCATTTGCCCGGGAATACCGCGCCTGTCTACCCATCAATACGCGGGTGGAAATCATCGAGCACGCCGGGTGGGCTGCCGGCCTCGGAAGCTCCATCGCGGCCGGCTTCCGGCAACTCGCCCCGGGTACCAACGGCGCCTTGATCGTGCTCGCGGATCAACCGGCGCTCCGCGCCGGCTTGATTACCGAGATGATCGGCAGGTTTGACGGCGAACCCGATGCCGTGGTGGCGTGCCGGTACGCGGGTGTGCTCGGCCCGCCTACCCTCTTCGGCCGGGCATGGTTCCCGGCCCTGGGGGGTTTGCGCGGAGAAGAAGGTGCGCGCCGGATCCTGAAGGAAGCGGGCCCGCAGGTGAGAATCATTGACTGGCCGGAAGGCGCCTTCGACCTGGATACCCCCGAGGACTGGGAGCGATGGGCGTCCTCCGGCTGA
- a CDS encoding XdhC family protein, translating into MSWTELDSILALYEAGPGPFCLATLVRISGSSYRQAGARILVNDSGGTAGSLSPGCIEGEVANRGIAVLQTGQSERLKFDLRSLFGCDGQIEVVLERVVKPSSLVERLQECRRERKPLLTVMRGLDGPDAGLRTEISSAPVSMEASGFAQVLLPPVRLVLVGDRPDLQPLVRLAGFLHWEVVVMTDPASLPAGDPQAGCVVMSHRLGADLVALKTALERSRASSRGYGYLALVGGKQRRERLFHELLDDGVDPEELRHVHCPAGLDIGAEAPEEIALAIVAEAQSVLAGRGAGFLKHRPSAIHPAEEPKSSRGWR; encoded by the coding sequence ATGAGTTGGACTGAACTGGATTCGATCCTGGCTTTGTACGAGGCCGGGCCGGGTCCTTTTTGCCTGGCAACCCTGGTTCGGATCAGCGGATCCAGCTATCGCCAGGCGGGAGCGCGCATCCTGGTGAACGATTCCGGCGGGACGGCCGGTTCGCTCAGCCCGGGCTGCATCGAAGGGGAGGTGGCGAACCGCGGAATCGCGGTACTGCAGACCGGGCAAAGCGAACGGCTGAAATTTGACCTGCGGTCACTTTTCGGCTGCGACGGGCAAATCGAGGTGGTGCTGGAACGCGTGGTTAAGCCCAGCTCGCTCGTCGAGCGTCTGCAGGAGTGCCGTCGTGAGCGCAAACCGCTGCTGACGGTCATGCGAGGGCTGGACGGGCCCGACGCCGGGCTGCGTACCGAGATCAGTTCGGCGCCCGTCAGCATGGAAGCCAGCGGCTTTGCCCAGGTGTTGTTGCCGCCGGTCCGGTTGGTGCTGGTGGGGGACAGACCCGATTTGCAACCCTTGGTTCGGCTGGCCGGTTTTCTTCACTGGGAAGTCGTCGTAATGACCGACCCGGCGTCGCTGCCGGCCGGTGATCCGCAAGCCGGCTGCGTGGTGATGTCGCACCGGCTGGGTGCGGACCTGGTGGCATTGAAGACGGCGTTGGAACGTTCGCGGGCATCGAGCCGCGGGTACGGTTACCTGGCCCTGGTCGGCGGAAAACAGCGCCGTGAACGGTTGTTTCATGAACTGCTGGATGACGGGGTTGACCCGGAGGAACTGCGCCACGTTCATTGTCCGGCCGGACTGGACATCGGCGCGGAAGCGCCGGAGGAGATCGCCCTGGCGATCGTGGCTGAGGCGCAATCAGTCCTGGCTGGGCGTGGAGCCGGCTTCCTGAAACACCGTCCATCGGCCATACATCCGGCGGAAGAGCCAAAGTCGAGCCGTGGCTGGCGTTGA
- a CDS encoding xanthine dehydrogenase family protein molybdopterin-binding subunit, protein MNYQVLGKPQDRVDGRQKVTGTALYTGDRHPENLAFGYLVTSSVAKGSIRAMDTAQAERAPGVAAVFTPFRPVKLYAPLDRSEGAIAGDDYPPLQDRNVRYYGQIIGLVVADSFEQARDAAALIRTQYDQAKPVLAWEEALPHAFAPKSVDEEGATATVLAPGVTNIDEVIRQAPVSVEVTYREPINHHNPMEPHATTAIWEGDSLEVYEATQGIISHQQNVAAVLGIDENRVRVICPFVGGGFGCKGSMWMHSPLTAAAARELKRPVKTVLTRAQMFTLVGHRPALVQQVALAAAPDGALQAIKHDVQSTISNSKVFIEAAAHRTSRFLYKSPNIQVSQKLVPLDVGPPTFMRAPGVAPGMFALECAMDELAVKLDLDPVELRMRNYAEVYPGKNVPWSSKNLAECYRIGADKFGWNQRGSQPGTRQEGEWLRGMGMASALYGAHRSGASAKVRLLADGTAEVSSATQDLGTGTWTVLAMVGAEYLGLPVDRVRPALGDSIFPPAPVSGGSQTVASVGTAVRKAAESAVQKVIRLAVSNARSPLHGVPPEKVSYDAGYLSADNRRVSFADVLNAVDRGAVEAVERADGLSNEDKYVYHSFGAQFCEVKVNRYTAEVRVQRVTTVMDIGTVINAKTARSQVIGGVVFGIGLALLEQSLLEPASGRFSNANISEYLVATNADVPYIDVTFVDKPDLIFSPVGARGVGEIGIAGLPAAIANAVYNATGKRVREFPITPEKLLLGERGAPQISSI, encoded by the coding sequence ATGAACTACCAGGTACTCGGGAAACCTCAGGATCGGGTTGATGGCCGTCAGAAGGTGACGGGAACGGCGCTTTACACCGGCGATCGTCACCCTGAAAACCTGGCGTTTGGCTATCTGGTGACCAGCAGTGTGGCGAAAGGTTCCATCCGCGCCATGGACACGGCCCAGGCTGAGCGAGCGCCGGGCGTCGCGGCCGTCTTCACACCGTTCCGGCCCGTGAAGCTTTACGCGCCGCTGGATCGCTCGGAAGGGGCCATCGCCGGTGATGACTACCCGCCGCTGCAGGATCGGAACGTCAGGTATTATGGCCAGATTATCGGGTTGGTGGTCGCCGACAGCTTCGAACAGGCGCGTGATGCCGCCGCGTTGATCCGGACGCAGTACGACCAGGCCAAGCCGGTTCTGGCGTGGGAAGAAGCCTTGCCGCACGCCTTTGCGCCCAAATCAGTCGACGAAGAGGGTGCCACGGCCACGGTGCTCGCACCCGGCGTGACGAACATCGACGAGGTCATCCGGCAAGCGCCCGTCTCGGTTGAGGTTACCTATCGGGAACCGATAAACCATCATAACCCCATGGAGCCGCACGCCACGACGGCGATCTGGGAGGGGGACAGCCTGGAAGTCTATGAGGCAACCCAAGGCATCATCTCCCACCAGCAGAACGTGGCCGCGGTGCTCGGGATCGACGAAAACCGGGTGCGGGTGATTTGCCCATTCGTGGGCGGTGGCTTCGGCTGTAAAGGCTCGATGTGGATGCACTCGCCGCTCACGGCGGCGGCGGCCCGCGAGTTAAAACGTCCGGTAAAAACGGTGTTAACCCGCGCGCAAATGTTCACCCTGGTGGGGCACCGCCCCGCCCTCGTTCAACAGGTCGCACTGGCCGCCGCGCCGGACGGCGCGCTGCAGGCGATCAAGCACGACGTGCAGTCCACGATCTCCAACTCGAAGGTGTTTATCGAGGCGGCTGCGCACCGCACTTCGCGGTTCCTTTACAAGTCTCCTAACATTCAGGTCAGCCAGAAGCTGGTGCCGCTTGACGTCGGGCCTCCTACGTTCATGCGCGCGCCCGGCGTGGCGCCCGGCATGTTTGCGCTGGAATGCGCGATGGACGAACTGGCGGTAAAGCTGGACCTGGATCCGGTTGAGCTGCGGATGCGAAATTATGCGGAGGTTTACCCGGGTAAAAACGTCCCGTGGTCATCGAAGAACCTGGCGGAGTGTTACCGGATCGGGGCGGATAAATTCGGCTGGAACCAGCGTGGTTCCCAGCCGGGGACGCGTCAGGAAGGCGAATGGCTGAGGGGGATGGGAATGGCTTCGGCCTTGTATGGAGCCCACCGGTCAGGAGCCTCGGCCAAAGTGAGGTTGCTGGCCGACGGCACGGCGGAAGTCTCGTCCGCCACCCAGGACCTCGGGACGGGAACGTGGACCGTGCTTGCCATGGTGGGAGCCGAATACCTCGGCCTGCCGGTTGACCGGGTCAGGCCGGCGCTGGGCGACTCCATCTTTCCGCCGGCCCCGGTTTCGGGAGGGTCCCAGACGGTTGCCAGCGTAGGCACCGCGGTCCGCAAGGCGGCGGAGTCAGCCGTCCAGAAGGTGATCCGGTTGGCGGTTTCGAACGCGAGGTCACCCCTGCACGGCGTGCCGCCCGAAAAGGTAAGTTACGATGCCGGCTACCTGTCGGCGGACAATCGCCGCGTGTCGTTTGCCGACGTGTTGAACGCGGTGGATCGCGGTGCGGTCGAAGCCGTTGAGAGGGCCGACGGGCTTTCAAACGAGGATAAGTACGTTTACCACTCGTTCGGCGCGCAGTTTTGTGAAGTGAAGGTAAACCGTTACACGGCGGAAGTCAGGGTCCAACGGGTGACGACCGTCATGGACATCGGTACGGTGATAAACGCCAAAACCGCGCGAAGCCAGGTGATCGGGGGCGTGGTGTTCGGGATCGGGCTTGCTTTGCTCGAACAATCGTTGCTGGAACCGGCCAGCGGGCGTTTTTCCAACGCCAACATCTCGGAATACCTCGTGGCGACAAATGCCGACGTACCGTACATCGACGTGACTTTCGTCGATAAACCGGACCTGATCTTCAGCCCCGTCGGCGCGCGCGGCGTGGGTGAGATCGGCATCGCCGGCCTCCCGGCGGCGATCGCGAACGCCGTTTATAATGCGACCGGAAAGAGGGTGCGTGAATTCCCGATCACACCCGAAAAATTGTTGTTGGGAGAACGTGGCGCCCCGCAGATCAGTTCGATCTGA
- a CDS encoding xanthine dehydrogenase family protein subunit M: MRPFRFTAVTSFEQLGQRSPQSSYLAGGTTLVDLMKLEVMTPDELIAIDQLPLRGVGEDADGLRIGALETMSAVAAHPAVVSGYEAISQALLQSASPQLRNMATIGGNLLQRTRCSYFRDTNSACNKRVPGSGCPAINGENRMLAILGTSSSCIATNPSDLAVALVALDAQVHLRGQGRTRTVALRDFYLEPGDRPDRENVLEPGELITEVTVPRPPVGAKTGYVKVRDRASYEFALTSAAVVLSMDGDRVRKAEVAVGGVGTRPWLLPNVGAALNGRTLDRPSLEAAAALAANGAKRYSDNGFKVELMQRTVIRAFSQLGGLV; encoded by the coding sequence ATGCGGCCGTTTCGGTTCACGGCGGTGACTTCGTTTGAGCAGTTGGGGCAACGAAGCCCGCAGAGCAGTTATCTCGCAGGCGGCACCACCCTGGTGGATTTGATGAAACTGGAGGTGATGACGCCTGACGAACTCATTGCCATTGACCAGTTACCCCTGCGCGGCGTCGGGGAGGACGCGGATGGTTTGAGGATCGGCGCCCTGGAAACCATGAGCGCCGTCGCCGCGCATCCGGCGGTCGTGAGCGGGTACGAGGCTATCTCGCAGGCCTTGTTGCAAAGCGCCTCGCCCCAGCTCCGGAATATGGCGACGATCGGGGGCAATCTGTTGCAGCGAACCCGGTGCAGCTATTTCCGCGACACTAATTCGGCGTGCAACAAGCGGGTGCCCGGCAGCGGGTGCCCGGCGATCAACGGCGAAAACCGTATGCTCGCGATTCTGGGCACGAGTTCGAGTTGCATCGCGACCAATCCGAGCGACCTGGCGGTTGCGTTGGTCGCCCTGGATGCCCAGGTGCACCTCCGCGGCCAGGGTAGGACGCGCACCGTGGCGCTGCGCGACTTTTATCTGGAACCGGGGGACCGGCCTGACCGGGAAAATGTGCTGGAGCCCGGTGAGCTTATTACCGAGGTGACCGTACCCCGGCCCCCTGTTGGTGCCAAAACCGGTTACGTCAAGGTTCGGGACCGCGCGTCCTATGAATTTGCGCTCACGTCCGCGGCCGTGGTGTTGAGCATGGATGGAGACCGGGTACGCAAGGCGGAAGTTGCCGTCGGCGGTGTCGGCACGCGGCCGTGGCTCCTGCCAAACGTCGGGGCGGCCCTTAACGGACGGACGCTGGATCGCCCGAGCCTTGAGGCGGCCGCCGCGCTCGCCGCCAACGGGGCAAAACGTTATTCGGACAACGGCTTTAAAGTGGAACTCATGCAGCGGACGGTGATTCGCGCCTTCAGCCAGTTAGGAGGTTTGGTATAA
- a CDS encoding (2Fe-2S)-binding protein produces MPHDVSSGSDRPGTEATPGPSRRQFITQLAALSATLGVTLPLARQAQADPPTPVQPQPQTKEVPDQLVDLRLRVNGSPVHWLVDPRVTLLDTLRDRLHLTGTKKGCDHGACGACTVHVNGQRVLSCLTLAAMVNGKDVTTIEGLAHGDELHPVQAAFIACDGFQCGYCTPGQIMSAAACIKEGHTGSDDEIREFMSGNLCRCGAYPNIVDAIKVAARQVKEGA; encoded by the coding sequence ATGCCACATGATGTGTCCTCCGGGTCCGATCGGCCCGGTACTGAGGCGACGCCCGGTCCCTCCCGGCGCCAATTTATCACTCAGCTCGCTGCGCTCTCGGCGACCCTGGGCGTAACGCTGCCGCTGGCGCGCCAGGCCCAAGCGGATCCGCCGACCCCGGTTCAACCGCAGCCGCAGACCAAGGAAGTCCCCGACCAGTTGGTTGATCTGCGCCTGCGGGTGAACGGTTCGCCGGTTCACTGGCTGGTCGACCCGCGCGTCACCCTGCTGGATACCTTGCGCGATCGTCTGCACCTTACCGGAACCAAGAAAGGTTGCGACCATGGCGCCTGCGGGGCGTGCACGGTGCACGTGAACGGCCAGCGGGTCCTCTCCTGCCTGACGTTGGCGGCAATGGTCAACGGCAAGGATGTAACGACGATCGAAGGGTTGGCGCACGGCGACGAGTTGCACCCGGTGCAGGCAGCCTTCATCGCGTGCGACGGTTTCCAGTGCGGGTACTGTACCCCGGGCCAGATCATGTCGGCCGCCGCCTGCATCAAGGAAGGGCACACCGGTTCAGACGACGAGATCCGGGAGTTCATGTCGGGCAATCTCTGCCGATGCGGTGCGTACCCGAACATCGTCGACGCGATCAAGGTGGCTGCCCGGCAAGTAAAGGAGGGTGCATAA
- a CDS encoding folate-binding protein YgfZ, with product MMNYVDLSGRAKFWMTGSDRLRYLNGQLTNDLNALVLGQAMYAFALTAKGKLAGDLYLRAVNDAFLIDAPAELRDSLLARLERYVVADDVAIEDVTEQFYLWHFLEPLAPAETPSGVIRNESSRFRRAGTDLFFAAEPAVPAGVEPAEPLGAAEAETLRVEAAMPKWGHELDENVLPQELGLDELAISYTKGCYLGQEVVSRIKSVGHVNRRLVKLRPLEGPALRPGLALTAAGQPAPAAGSVTSVAPLPVGGQVYALGFARRTLAEPGNRLGVVDPATSGLIGTVEVCSLGVTRANP from the coding sequence ATGATGAACTACGTTGACCTTTCCGGGCGTGCCAAGTTCTGGATGACGGGATCGGACCGGCTTCGCTATCTCAACGGGCAGTTGACCAATGACCTTAATGCCCTGGTTCTCGGCCAGGCCATGTACGCTTTCGCTCTCACGGCGAAAGGCAAGCTGGCCGGGGATCTCTACCTTCGAGCGGTCAATGACGCCTTCCTGATCGACGCGCCCGCCGAATTGCGCGACTCGCTGCTGGCAAGGCTCGAGCGCTACGTTGTCGCCGACGACGTCGCGATCGAAGACGTTACGGAACAATTCTACCTGTGGCACTTTCTCGAGCCGCTGGCGCCGGCCGAGACTCCGTCCGGCGTCATCCGAAACGAGAGCAGCCGCTTCCGCCGGGCCGGAACGGACCTCTTTTTTGCCGCCGAACCCGCGGTGCCGGCCGGCGTCGAACCCGCCGAACCTTTAGGAGCCGCGGAAGCCGAGACCCTGCGGGTGGAAGCCGCGATGCCGAAATGGGGACACGAACTTGATGAAAACGTGTTGCCTCAGGAGTTGGGGCTCGATGAGCTTGCCATCAGCTATACCAAGGGTTGTTACCTCGGACAGGAAGTCGTTAGCCGTATCAAGAGCGTTGGGCACGTGAACCGCCGGTTGGTGAAGCTGCGGCCGCTTGAGGGTCCGGCGCTGCGGCCGGGTCTGGCCCTGACGGCGGCCGGCCAACCGGCACCGGCGGCGGGCAGTGTGACCAGCGTGGCGCCGCTTCCGGTAGGCGGCCAGGTTTATGCCCTCGGTTTTGCCCGGCGCACCCTCGCCGAGCCCGGAAACCGGCTCGGGGTAGTTGATCCGGCGACTTCCGGCTTGATCGGCACCGTCGAAGTCTGCAGCCTTGGCGTGACTCGAGCAAACCCATGA
- a CDS encoding peptidylprolyl isomerase, with translation MMRAFAFVIFLCFSSLIAAMADEVAVFDVQWGRKRDRQTRSFAFAFFDKQASYTVYNFKRLVAGNFYVKTTIHRVIPNYLVQGGDPLSKGKDRSRVGTGGPGYTLPPEINRRHLRGSVAMGRLGDAVNPRRLSNGSQFYVCLQPIPAQDGKDTVFGEVVAGLDALDEISRLPADSNANPVDPVVVTRTYLIDRSRLGGPPVRSQTRR, from the coding sequence ATGATGCGTGCTTTCGCCTTCGTCATTTTTCTTTGTTTTTCGTCGTTAATTGCCGCGATGGCCGATGAGGTGGCCGTGTTCGACGTGCAATGGGGCCGGAAACGAGATCGCCAGACGCGCAGCTTCGCCTTTGCCTTCTTCGATAAACAGGCGTCCTACACCGTCTATAACTTCAAGCGACTGGTCGCCGGTAACTTCTACGTAAAGACGACCATTCATCGCGTCATCCCGAATTACCTGGTGCAAGGCGGCGATCCCTTGAGCAAAGGCAAGGACCGGTCACGCGTAGGTACCGGCGGTCCCGGGTACACCCTGCCGCCGGAAATCAACCGGCGGCACCTGCGCGGATCGGTCGCCATGGGCCGGCTCGGAGACGCCGTTAACCCGAGGCGCTTGTCAAACGGGAGCCAGTTCTACGTCTGCCTGCAACCAATTCCCGCCCAAGACGGCAAAGACACCGTTTTCGGTGAGGTAGTTGCCGGGCTGGACGCCCTGGATGAGATCAGCCGTCTGCCGGCTGACAGCAATGCGAATCCGGTTGACCCCGTCGTGGTTACGCGCACCTACCTGATCGATCGGAGCCGCTTGGGTGGCCCTCCCGTCCGGTCGCAAACCCGTCGTTGA
- a CDS encoding SDR family oxidoreductase — MDYPDFSLTNRVALVTGASHGIGFGLAKALAHAGATVAVAARSASDLENLTDEIRAEGGKAQAFSLDVRKIDQVHGCIRSVHESLGGLDVLVNNAGLGANHPAVDVTESDWDEMMAVNLKGLFFCCQAAGRIMLRQGFGRIINLSSQASVVGIRDHAVYCASKGGVNQLTRVLALEWSAAGVTVNAVAPTFIYTPGTAERLDNPAYRQGVINRLPIGRVGTIADVAAAVIYLASPAGSLVTGTVLMVDGGWTAQ; from the coding sequence ATGGACTACCCTGATTTCAGCCTGACAAACCGGGTCGCCCTGGTTACCGGAGCCAGTCACGGCATCGGCTTCGGCCTGGCCAAGGCGCTGGCTCATGCCGGCGCGACGGTGGCGGTGGCGGCTCGCTCGGCCTCCGACCTTGAAAACTTGACGGACGAAATCCGCGCGGAGGGCGGCAAAGCGCAGGCGTTTTCGCTCGACGTCCGGAAAATCGACCAGGTGCACGGGTGCATCCGCTCGGTCCACGAGTCACTGGGTGGCTTGGACGTCCTGGTCAACAACGCCGGACTCGGGGCCAACCATCCGGCCGTCGACGTCACCGAGTCCGACTGGGATGAAATGATGGCGGTTAATCTCAAAGGCCTCTTTTTTTGCTGTCAGGCAGCGGGACGGATCATGCTCCGGCAGGGATTCGGCCGCATCATCAACCTGAGTTCGCAGGCAAGCGTCGTCGGCATCCGTGACCATGCGGTTTATTGCGCCTCAAAAGGGGGTGTAAACCAGTTGACCCGGGTACTCGCGCTGGAATGGTCCGCCGCGGGCGTGACGGTGAATGCCGTGGCTCCTACCTTTATCTATACACCCGGAACCGCCGAACGGCTCGACAACCCGGCTTATCGTCAGGGGGTGATTAACCGTCTGCCGATCGGACGCGTGGGTACGATCGCGGACGTTGCTGCGGCGGTGATTTATCTCGCCTCACCCGCTGGTTCATTGGTGACGGGCACGGTCCTGATGGTCGACGGCGGTTGGACCGCCCAATAA
- a CDS encoding SDR family oxidoreductase, with the protein MTAKLTGKVALITGASAGIGQACARLLAQEGARLVLTARRQERLDELKREAEKAGTQAISVIGDAREESTAIKTVEAATQAFGRVDILVNNTGAGNYKNLIDTSAKEYDDLMDTNVRSTFLFTRHTVPVMLKQKEGTILMISSMAGIYGFAGEAVYCATKFAQVGFAQALDKELRTQGIKVGVICPGGVKTEFALGLGRTEEGVSKSNMLDPEDVAGAVLLACTQAPHSRIIEIQMRTMAEPLA; encoded by the coding sequence ATGACGGCAAAACTTACTGGAAAAGTCGCATTGATCACCGGGGCAAGCGCGGGCATCGGGCAGGCCTGCGCGCGGCTCCTGGCGCAGGAGGGAGCACGGCTTGTCCTCACGGCGCGACGTCAGGAACGGCTCGATGAACTTAAACGGGAAGCAGAGAAAGCCGGCACCCAGGCCATCAGCGTCATCGGCGACGCGCGGGAGGAGAGCACGGCGATAAAAACGGTCGAAGCTGCCACCCAGGCTTTCGGGAGGGTTGACATCCTCGTCAACAACACCGGCGCGGGCAATTACAAGAACCTGATCGATACGAGCGCCAAAGAGTACGATGACCTGATGGACACCAACGTTCGCTCAACGTTTCTGTTCACCCGGCACACCGTCCCGGTGATGCTCAAGCAGAAAGAGGGCACCATCCTGATGATCTCATCGATGGCCGGCATTTACGGGTTTGCGGGCGAAGCGGTCTACTGCGCCACGAAGTTTGCCCAGGTCGGCTTCGCCCAGGCGCTCGACAAAGAACTTCGCACCCAGGGAATCAAGGTCGGCGTGATCTGTCCCGGCGGGGTTAAGACGGAATTTGCCCTCGGCCTGGGTCGCACCGAGGAGGGCGTCAGCAAGTCGAATATGCTCGATCCGGAAGACGTGGCGGGCGCGGTTCTGCTGGCGTGTACTCAGGCGCCGCACTCGAGGATCATCGAAATTCAGATGCGGACCATGGCGGAACCGCTCGCCTGA